In Arachis hypogaea cultivar Tifrunner chromosome 17, arahy.Tifrunner.gnm2.J5K5, whole genome shotgun sequence, a single window of DNA contains:
- the LOC140172842 gene encoding pathogenesis-related thaumatin-like protein 3.5 has protein sequence MALTTYLKTSSFFLILFLLGNDIASGTIFTLENHCTYTVWPGTLSGNGAAPLGDGGFSLAPGSSLQLTAPSGWSGRFWARTDCSFDDAGNGKCATGDCPGGLRCTGGGAPPVSLAEFTIGTPSSDKDFYDVSLVDGYNVGMGVRATGGTGDCQYAGCVTDLNSDCPAELQVINEAGAVVACKSACAAFNTAEFCCTGDHSTPQSCSPTQYSEMFKNACPSAYSYAYDDASSTCTCSGSEYLITFCPTGSS, from the exons ATGGCGCTTACCACATACCTCAAAACCTCTTcattttttcttatattattctTATTAG gTAATGATATAGCGTCCGGCACCATCTTCACGCTCGAAAACCACTGCACCTACACCGTCTGGCCCGGAACTCTTTCCGGTAACGGTGCTGCCCCTCTCGGCGACGGTGGATTCTCTCTAGCACCGGGATCGTCACTTCAGCTGACAGCTCCCTCCGGCTGGTCCGGACGGTTCTGGGCGCGAACTGACTGCAGCTTCGACGATGCCGGCAACGGAAAATGCGCCACCGGAGACTGCCCCGGGGGTCTCAGGTGCACAGGCGGAGGTGCTCCTCCGGTGTCGCTGGCGGAGTTCACGATCGGAACCCCAAGCAGCGACAAGGACTTCTACGACGTGAGTCTGGTTGACGGTTACAATGTTGGTATGGGAGTACGGGCAACCGGTGGAACCGGTGACTGCCAGTACGCGGGATGTGTTACGGACTTGAACAGTGACTGTCCGGCTGAGTTGCAGGTCATCAACGAGGCGGGAGCGGTGGTGGCTTGCAAGAGCGCTTGCGCTGCGTTTAACACGGCGGAGTTCTGCTGCACCGGCGATCACTCTACGCCGCAGAGTTGCAGTCCGACGCAATACTCTGAGATGTTCAAGAATGCGTGCCCCTCTGCTTATAGTTACGCGTATGATGATGCTTCCAGCACTTGCACTTGTTCTGGTTCCGAATACCTTATTACTTTTTGCCCAACGGGCTCTTCTTAG
- the LOC112766229 gene encoding type IV inositol polyphosphate 5-phosphatase 7, producing the protein MIFISYFQRQKKKILSTDSGIDKERKSNYSEKEACNIKKSKTDRPSRRFSDRIHGGKNDFDQAQITDVYNYRIFVATWNVARKSPPSYLNLEDWLHTSPPADIYVLGFQEIVPLIASNILGTEDNGPARK; encoded by the exons ATGATTttcatatcttattttcaaaggcaaaaaaaaaaaatactttctaCTGATTCAG GTATTGATAAAGAGAGGAAAAGCAACTATTCAGAGAAGGAGGCATGTAACATCAAAAAAAGCAAAACAG ATAGACCAAGCAGAAGATTCTCAGACAGAATTCATGGAGGTAAGAATGACTTTGATCAAGCTCAGATTACAGATGTGTATAATTATAG AATCTTTGTTGCCACTTGGAATGTAGCAAGGAAATCACCTCCAAGTTATTTGAACCTTGAAGATTGGCTTCACACCTCTCCACCTGCTGATATCTATGTTCTTGG GTTTCAAGAAATTGTACCTCTTATTGCTAGTAACATTTTGGGAACAGAAGACAATGGCCCTGCAAGGAAATGA